The sequence CCCGGGCCGTGCCCGCGGTGTAACGGTCGTCCACGGTGATGCCGTCGTACCCGAGCGCTACGAGGTTCTCCTCCACCTGGCGCACGTCCCGGCCGCGGCTGCCGACACCCAGCTCCCGCCACATTGGACGGGGCCCGTAGAAGAGCACCACCGGCCGGTCGTCCACGAAGAAGAGCGCGCCGCCCCGCCGCACCTCGGACCCGACCGGCGCGAGCTGAGTGACCGTCCCCGGCAACCGGCCCACCACCGCGGTCGGCTCGCCGAAGGCGAGTACCCCGCGGACGGTACGCAGGTCGGCCAGGTCGCCGCGGCTCACCACAGCCGTGGCCGGCGGCAGCCGGTCCTGTTCCTCGCCCCTGGTCGTGCCCCGGCCGACGCCAGCCGACGCCATGGCCACGGCGACCACCGCCGTCACCGCCCCGGCCACGACGAGGATCCGAGCCCGCCGGGCCGGCCGGCGACGCGCCACCGGCAACGGTTCCGTCATCGGTCGCCACCGCCGGTCGCGTCGCCCTCGTCCACCGCGGCCGACAGCCGCACCAGCACCACGCCGGTCACCGTTCGGGCGGGTATCCAGCCGAGCCGCCGGGAGTCCAGGCTCCGCGGGTTGTCCCCGCGTACCAGGAGATGACCCGGAGGAACCCGGTCCGCGTCCACCGCGGCGCGCAGGTCGGCCGGCACCGGTTGACCTGCGGTCGCCGCGACCCGCTTGACCAGGTGCGGCGGATCGCTCGGGCCGGCGCCCGGGTGGCCGAAGAGGACCACCTGACCCACCCGGCACGCCCGGCGGCGCACCGCCAGCAGGAGGTCCCCGTCGGAGAGTGCCGGACTCATGCTGCCGCCGTTCACCCGGACGACGAGCAGCCGCGGGCGGACCAGCAGCACCGAGCCGACGACCGCGACGAGAATCAGGAGCAGCCACGCCATCCCGGACCGCCTCAGCCGGCCGAGCTGACGGCGGGGGCCGGGAAACGCTTCGCGCACGTCTCCTGCACGGCTCGGACCTGGGCCGAGTAGGGGTCGATGTCGCGCGGCAGCCGTTGCGTGTTGCTGTTGGGCACCGGGTCCGGCCACGCCGGGTAGCCGTTCTCCCGGATGCAGCGAGCCACCTGCCGGCGCACCTCGAACTCCTCCGGCGACTCCTGCCTCAGTTCACCGGCCGGCAGGAGCGACCGGCACGCGGCGGTAGCCTCCTCCATCCGCCGCGGATCGATGTCCGGTGCGGAGGGGCGGGCGGTCGCGTCGGGATCCGGGTCCGGCATGGCGACCCCGTGGTCTCGCATGCACTGCGCGTACCGACGCATCGCCGCGTCCACGCCGCCGGGCACGTCCGCCGGCAGGGCGGTGGCGGTCGGCCTGCCACCGACCGTCGCGATCCCGTCCCCATTCTCCGCCCGGCAGCCAGCCGCCGCAGGCGCCAGGCTCAGCGCCAGCACGACCGCAACTGCCCACGTGGCCCCCCACCCCCGGCGCCGATCCCCCGTCAACTCCGTCATCACCCGTCCCCAGACGTCCGCGGGAGCCCGACGGCCTCCGCCTCGACAACCATCATCGATGCCGGTGGCGCGAGATCCAAGGGCCGACCGTCCCGCCGCGCCCGTCGGACCGGCACTGCTCCCGGGAACAGCGGCGACGGCACGGGCACCCGCTCGTCCTGGTATCCGGCAGCCTGTGTGGTGAACATTGTGGCGTACCCGCCGCCGGCGGCCATCAATTCGTCGTGCGTCCCCCGCTCCGCCACCCGCCCTCCGTCGAGGACGACAATCAGGTCGGCGTCGCGCAACCCACTGAGACGGTGGGAGACGAGCAGACTGGTCCGGCCCTGTCGGTGCTCCCGTACCGTGTGGTGGATCCGGTGCTCGGCAAGGGCGTCCAGGCCTGAGCTGGGCTCGTCGAGGATCAGCAGGTCGGCCCCGGTACGCATCAGCGACCGGGCCAACGCGAGCCGCTGGCCCTGCCCGCCGGAGAGGGTCACGCCCTGCTCCCGGATCGCGCCCTCGAAGAACAACCGGCTGACCAGGGTGTCGTACCCGCGGGGGAGGGCCCGGACGAATTCGTCGGCCTCTGCGAGGGTGGCCGCCCGGACGACGGCCGGCAGTTCCGTCAGCCGGTCCACGTCCCCGACGCCGACGTTCTCGCCCGCGGTCAACTCGTAGGTCATGTAGTCCTGGAACGTCGCGCCCATCCGTCGCCGCAGGTCGGCGACGCGAAACTCGCGAAGGTCCGTCCCGTCCCAGGTGATGCGCCCCCGCTCTGGGTCGTAGAAGCGGCAGAGCAACTTGATCACGGTGCTCTTGCCGGCACCGTTCGCACCGACGACGCC comes from Micromonospora purpureochromogenes and encodes:
- a CDS encoding S26 family signal peptidase, which codes for MAWLLLILVAVVGSVLLVRPRLLVVRVNGGSMSPALSDGDLLLAVRRRACRVGQVVLFGHPGAGPSDPPHLVKRVAATAGQPVPADLRAAVDADRVPPGHLLVRGDNPRSLDSRRLGWIPARTVTGVVLVRLSAAVDEGDATGGGDR